The Streptomyces achromogenes genome window below encodes:
- a CDS encoding N-formylglutamate amidohydrolase — translation MTADAPSFTFLPGDAGSPVILHVPHSAREIPQEVRAGIVLGDGALERELDHITDTHTARIAEEAARLAGAAPWRFVNRLSRLVVDPERFPDEREEMLAAGMGAVYTRTTHREPLRPEDTDPEPLLARYFRPYARAMADAVGERLAAVGRVVVVDVHSYPAAPLPYELHGDGPRPAVCLGTDGFHTPPELAAAARTAFGEIGDTGLDSPFAGTYVPLEYYGKDPRVSALMVEIRRDTYMSEPCGPAGPGLTRLASALAALVDAVTG, via the coding sequence GTGACCGCTGACGCACCGTCCTTCACGTTCCTTCCCGGCGACGCCGGCTCGCCGGTGATCCTCCATGTGCCGCACTCGGCGCGGGAGATACCGCAAGAGGTGCGGGCGGGCATCGTGCTGGGCGACGGGGCGCTGGAGCGGGAGCTGGACCACATCACCGACACGCACACCGCGCGGATCGCCGAGGAGGCGGCCCGGCTGGCGGGTGCGGCTCCCTGGCGGTTCGTGAACCGGCTGTCGCGCCTTGTCGTCGACCCGGAACGGTTCCCGGACGAGCGGGAGGAGATGCTGGCCGCCGGCATGGGCGCCGTCTACACCCGGACCACGCACCGCGAGCCGCTGCGGCCCGAGGACACCGACCCCGAGCCGCTGCTGGCCCGCTACTTCCGGCCGTACGCCCGGGCGATGGCGGACGCCGTCGGCGAACGGCTCGCGGCCGTCGGACGGGTCGTCGTCGTCGACGTGCACTCGTATCCCGCCGCGCCGCTCCCCTACGAGCTGCACGGTGACGGGCCGCGGCCGGCGGTGTGCCTGGGCACCGACGGCTTCCACACGCCGCCGGAGCTGGCGGCGGCCGCGCGGACGGCGTTCGGGGAGATCGGCGACACGGGCCTCGACAGCCCGTTCGCGGGGACGTACGTACCCCTTGAGTACTACGGGAAGGACCCCCGGGTGAGCGCGCTGATGGTGGAGATCCGCCGGGACACGTACATGAGCGAGCCGTGCGGTCCGGCCGGCCCGGGGCTGACCCGGCTCGCATCGGCGCTGGCGGCTCTCGTGGACGCCGTCACCGGCTGA
- a CDS encoding NADP-dependent isocitrate dehydrogenase translates to MTDSTIIYTHTDEAPALATYSFLPVVRAYASQAGVAVQTRDISLAGRIIAQFPEYLTEDQRIPDALTELGELAKTPEANIIKLPNISASIPQLKAAVAELQAQGYALPAYPDDPKTDEERDVQARYDKVKGSAVNPVLREGNSDRRAPASVKNYAKTHPHRMGAWSPESKTNVATMGENDFRSTEKSVVISEAGSVRIELVAEDGSTTVLRESVPVLEGEVVDASVMRVAALREFLTAQIARAKAEDVLFSVHLKATMMKVSDPIVFGHVVRAFFPKTFEQYGATLAAAGLSPNDGLGGILKGLQALPEGDAVKASFEAELAEGPALAMVDSDKGITNLHVPSDVIVDASMPAMIRTSGHMWGPDGQEADTLAVLPDSSYSGVYQAVLDDCRAHGAYDPSTMGSVPNVGLMAQKAEEYGSHDKTFEIKAAGTVRLVDAAGNVLIEQPVAAGDVFRACQTKDAPIRDWVKLAVTRARATGDPAVFWLDETRAHDANLIAKVNTYLADHDTEGLDIRVLAPVEATKLSVERIRRGENTISVTGNVLRDYLTDLFPILELGTSAKMLSVVPLMAGGGLFETGAGGSAPKHVQQLVKENYLRWDSLGEFFALVPSLEQFATATGNTRAKVLADALDRATATFLNEDKSPTRRVGGIDNRGSHFFLSLYWAQELAAQTDDADLAKAFAPLAETLAAKEQTIVGELIAAQGEPADIGGYYQPDPAKAAAVMRPSATWNEALASLS, encoded by the coding sequence GTGACTGACTCGACCATCATCTATACGCACACTGACGAGGCCCCGGCCCTGGCGACGTATTCGTTCCTGCCGGTGGTCCGGGCGTACGCCTCGCAGGCGGGTGTCGCGGTCCAGACGCGGGACATCTCGCTGGCCGGACGCATCATCGCCCAGTTCCCGGAGTACCTGACCGAGGACCAGCGGATCCCGGACGCGCTGACCGAACTCGGCGAGCTGGCGAAGACGCCCGAGGCCAACATCATCAAGCTGCCGAACATCTCGGCGTCGATCCCGCAGCTCAAGGCCGCGGTCGCCGAGCTGCAGGCCCAGGGCTACGCGCTGCCTGCCTACCCGGACGACCCGAAGACCGACGAGGAGCGGGACGTCCAGGCCCGCTACGACAAGGTCAAGGGCTCGGCCGTGAACCCGGTCCTGCGCGAGGGCAACTCCGACCGCCGCGCCCCCGCGTCGGTCAAGAACTACGCCAAGACCCACCCGCACCGCATGGGCGCCTGGTCGCCGGAGTCCAAGACCAACGTCGCGACCATGGGCGAGAACGACTTCCGCTCCACCGAGAAGTCCGTGGTGATCTCCGAGGCCGGTTCGGTGCGGATCGAGCTGGTCGCCGAGGACGGCTCCACCACGGTCCTGCGCGAGTCGGTACCGGTCCTCGAGGGCGAGGTCGTCGACGCGTCCGTGATGCGCGTGGCCGCGCTGCGCGAGTTCCTCACCGCGCAGATCGCCCGCGCCAAGGCCGAGGACGTGCTGTTCTCGGTGCACCTGAAGGCCACGATGATGAAGGTCTCCGACCCGATCGTCTTCGGTCACGTGGTGCGCGCGTTCTTCCCGAAGACCTTCGAGCAGTACGGCGCGACGCTCGCCGCCGCCGGCCTCTCCCCCAACGACGGCCTCGGCGGCATCCTCAAGGGCCTTCAGGCCCTGCCCGAGGGCGACGCGGTCAAGGCGTCCTTCGAGGCCGAGCTCGCCGAGGGCCCGGCCCTGGCGATGGTCGACTCCGACAAGGGCATCACCAACCTGCACGTGCCGTCCGACGTCATCGTCGACGCGTCGATGCCGGCCATGATCCGCACCTCCGGCCACATGTGGGGCCCGGACGGCCAGGAGGCCGACACCCTCGCGGTCCTGCCGGACTCCTCCTACTCCGGCGTCTACCAGGCCGTGCTCGACGACTGCCGCGCGCACGGCGCGTACGACCCGTCGACCATGGGCTCCGTCCCGAACGTCGGCCTCATGGCGCAGAAGGCCGAGGAGTACGGCTCCCACGACAAGACGTTCGAGATCAAGGCCGCCGGCACGGTCCGTCTGGTCGACGCGGCCGGCAACGTCCTCATCGAGCAGCCGGTCGCCGCGGGCGACGTCTTCCGCGCCTGCCAGACCAAGGACGCGCCGATCCGCGACTGGGTGAAGCTGGCCGTCACCCGCGCCCGCGCCACCGGCGACCCGGCCGTGTTCTGGCTGGACGAGACCCGCGCGCACGACGCCAACCTCATCGCCAAGGTCAACACCTACCTGGCGGACCACGACACCGAGGGCCTGGACATCCGCGTCCTCGCCCCGGTCGAGGCCACCAAGCTGTCGGTGGAGCGCATCCGCCGCGGCGAGAACACCATCTCGGTGACCGGCAACGTGCTGCGCGACTACCTGACCGACCTCTTCCCCATCCTGGAGCTGGGCACCAGCGCCAAGATGCTGTCGGTCGTCCCGCTGATGGCGGGCGGCGGCCTGTTCGAGACGGGCGCCGGCGGCTCCGCGCCCAAGCACGTCCAGCAGCTGGTCAAGGAGAACTACCTGCGCTGGGACTCGCTCGGCGAGTTCTTCGCGCTCGTGCCCTCCCTCGAGCAGTTCGCCACGGCCACCGGCAACACCCGCGCCAAGGTCCTCGCCGACGCCCTCGACCGCGCCACGGCGACCTTCCTCAACGAGGACAAGTCCCCGACCCGTCGCGTCGGCGGCATCGACAACCGCGGCAGCCACTTCTTCCTGTCCCTGTACTGGGCTCAGGAGCTGGCCGCGCAGACCGACGACGCGGACCTGGCGAAGGCGTTCGCGCCGCTCGCCGAGACGCTCGCCGCCAAGGAGCAGACGATCGTCGGCGAGCTGATCGCCGCCCAGGGCGAGCCGGCCGACATCGGCGGCTACTACCAGCCCGACCCGGCCAAGGCGGCGGCGGTCATGCGCCCGTCGGCCACCTGGAACGAGGCCCTCGCCTCGCTGAGCTGA
- a CDS encoding DUF5713 family protein, with product MAPTNEQVTGHTFLKALYRDGYYPDHLVDRGREILLRLCERVEAERPAGLDALYALTHAATEEFNALQDAFWEADSEIETVAREEIAGDFWFVARSYGFADADVEKLIATRDW from the coding sequence ATGGCGCCGACGAACGAGCAGGTCACGGGACACACGTTCCTGAAGGCGCTGTACCGGGACGGCTACTACCCGGATCACCTGGTGGACCGGGGCAGGGAGATCCTGCTGCGGCTGTGCGAGCGCGTCGAGGCCGAGCGGCCCGCCGGACTCGACGCGCTGTACGCCCTCACCCACGCCGCCACCGAGGAGTTCAACGCCCTCCAGGACGCCTTCTGGGAGGCCGACAGCGAGATCGAGACCGTGGCCCGGGAGGAGATAGCCGGGGACTTCTGGTTCGTCGCCCGGTCCTACGGCTTCGCGGACGCGGACGTGGAAAAGCTGATCGCCACCCGGGACTGGTGA
- a CDS encoding RNA polymerase sigma factor codes for MTSGTDPATAYDDRPYTRGGTVDRTEVGALVQSAVDGDAAAWKGLVDGLSPLVWSVVRAHRLSDADGHEVYQTVWFRFAQHLGRIREPHKAGSWLASTARNECLKVIKGLRRLTPTDDPHLLDRASEDRTPEQSVLDSEEAAAQGERVRFLWQEFEALGERCRQLLRVLIATPPPSYQEVSAALGIAVGSIGPMRQRCLRRLRARLDARGAL; via the coding sequence ATGACGTCCGGGACGGACCCCGCCACGGCGTACGATGACAGGCCGTACACGAGGGGTGGGACGGTGGACCGTACTGAGGTCGGAGCGCTCGTCCAGTCCGCCGTCGACGGCGACGCGGCGGCCTGGAAGGGCCTGGTGGACGGGCTGAGCCCACTGGTGTGGTCGGTGGTGCGCGCCCACCGGCTCTCGGACGCCGACGGTCACGAGGTGTACCAGACCGTCTGGTTCCGCTTCGCCCAGCACCTCGGACGCATCCGCGAGCCGCACAAGGCGGGGTCCTGGCTCGCGAGCACCGCCCGCAACGAGTGCCTGAAAGTGATCAAGGGTCTGCGCCGGCTCACCCCGACCGACGACCCCCACCTGCTCGACCGGGCCAGCGAGGACCGCACGCCCGAGCAGTCGGTGCTGGACTCGGAGGAGGCAGCCGCCCAGGGCGAGCGCGTGCGTTTCCTGTGGCAGGAGTTCGAGGCGCTCGGCGAGCGCTGCCGGCAGCTGCTGCGGGTGCTGATCGCCACGCCGCCGCCCAGCTACCAGGAGGTGTCGGCGGCCCTGGGCATCGCCGTGGGCAGCATCGGCCCGATGCGCCAGCGGTGTCTGCGCCGGCTGCGCGCCCGACTCGACGCACGGGGAGCTCTGTGA
- a CDS encoding mechanosensitive ion channel family protein — MNRALTLDDGVLAGIALATGLLTAFLSRTVLRWLAKHAKRTKWSGDDVVVDALRTVVPWAAIAGGAAAAAAVLPLTKAVQHTVNQCLTVLLIFVVTVSAARVVAGLVQTVTSSRSGVAGSATIFVNITRILVLAIGFLVMLQTLGISIAPLLTALGVGGLAVALALQDTLANLFAGIHILASKTVQRGDYIKLSSGEEGYVEDINWRQTTVRALSNNLVVIPNGQLAKTNMTNYMRPEQQLTVLVQVGVAYDSDLEQVERVTSEVIAEVMTGVDGALPEHEPAIRFHTFGDSRIGFTVILGVGEFSDQYRIKHEFIKRLHRRYREEGIRIPAPARTVALQSGAVVIPQQRTGEGVVQGEMSALHD, encoded by the coding sequence GTGAACCGCGCACTGACCCTCGACGACGGCGTCCTCGCCGGAATCGCCCTGGCCACCGGTCTGTTGACGGCCTTCCTGTCGCGCACCGTGCTGCGCTGGCTGGCGAAGCACGCCAAGCGCACGAAGTGGAGCGGCGACGACGTCGTCGTGGACGCGCTGCGCACCGTCGTGCCGTGGGCCGCGATCGCCGGCGGCGCGGCGGCCGCGGCCGCGGTGCTGCCGCTCACCAAGGCGGTCCAGCACACCGTCAACCAGTGTCTGACGGTGCTGCTGATCTTCGTGGTGACGGTGTCGGCGGCGCGGGTCGTCGCCGGACTGGTGCAGACGGTGACGTCGTCGCGCTCCGGCGTCGCCGGGTCGGCCACCATCTTCGTGAACATCACCCGCATCCTGGTCCTGGCGATCGGCTTCCTGGTGATGCTGCAGACGCTGGGCATCTCCATAGCGCCCCTGCTCACCGCCCTCGGCGTCGGTGGTCTGGCGGTCGCGCTCGCCCTCCAGGACACCCTCGCGAACCTCTTCGCGGGCATCCACATCCTCGCCTCCAAGACCGTCCAGCGCGGCGACTACATCAAGCTGAGCAGCGGCGAGGAGGGCTACGTCGAGGACATCAACTGGCGTCAGACGACCGTGCGCGCGCTCTCCAACAACCTGGTCGTCATCCCCAACGGGCAGCTCGCGAAGACGAACATGACCAACTACATGCGTCCCGAGCAGCAGTTGACGGTCCTGGTGCAGGTGGGCGTGGCCTACGACAGCGATCTGGAGCAGGTGGAGCGGGTGACGTCGGAGGTCATCGCGGAGGTCATGACGGGAGTGGACGGCGCCCTGCCGGAACACGAGCCCGCGATCCGCTTCCACACCTTCGGCGACTCGCGGATCGGCTTCACCGTGATCCTGGGCGTCGGCGAGTTCAGCGACCAGTACCGGATCAAGCACGAGTTCATCAAGCGGCTGCACCGCCGCTACCGCGAGGAGGGCATCCGGATCCCGGCGCCCGCCCGCACCGTGGCGTTGCAGTCGGGCGCCGTCGTCATCCCGCAGCAGCGGACCGGCGAGGGGGTCGTGCAGGGCGAGATGTCCGCCCTGCACGACTGA
- a CDS encoding lysylphosphatidylglycerol synthase transmembrane domain-containing protein, with amino-acid sequence MTAVPPARGGAARRLPVRQLLCLLPLLLVTVVAVRHRSVLADGVAQLRGAEVPWLLAAVGATCLTWVAAAVTRQGAVVQRLPGRRLLAAQFAAGAANHLLPTGLGASAVNLRFMSVCGVPLARSSAALALYLLAEGVARVGLLTALLLAFPDALRLGPLLPGGSFGPLLAALATVALVAAGALACVRRLRAAVCSFLRTALGEARSVHSRPARALALWGGSLAFPLLQAAGFAAVGQALRLPVPAAHMAVAYVAATVAVALVPTPGGIGSVEAALVVALVAAGGPVAVATAVVLGYRIITVWLPLVPGALTLAALVRMKIV; translated from the coding sequence GTGACAGCGGTTCCTCCCGCCCGCGGCGGAGCGGCCCGGCGGCTGCCGGTGCGTCAGCTCCTGTGCCTGCTTCCGCTCCTGCTGGTCACGGTGGTCGCGGTGCGGCACCGGTCCGTACTCGCCGACGGGGTGGCGCAGTTGCGCGGCGCCGAGGTGCCCTGGCTGCTGGCCGCGGTCGGCGCGACCTGCCTGACCTGGGTGGCGGCGGCCGTCACCCGGCAGGGCGCGGTCGTGCAGCGGCTGCCCGGACGGCGGCTGCTGGCGGCGCAGTTCGCGGCGGGCGCGGCCAACCACCTGCTGCCGACGGGGCTGGGCGCGAGCGCGGTCAACCTGCGGTTCATGTCGGTGTGCGGGGTACCGCTGGCCCGTTCCTCGGCGGCCCTCGCGCTGTACCTGCTGGCGGAGGGCGTGGCCCGGGTGGGCCTGCTGACCGCGCTGCTGCTCGCCTTCCCGGACGCGCTGCGGCTCGGCCCGCTGCTGCCCGGCGGGTCGTTCGGCCCGCTGCTCGCCGCACTCGCGACGGTGGCGCTGGTCGCGGCGGGCGCGCTCGCCTGCGTGCGGCGGCTGCGTGCGGCGGTGTGCTCGTTCCTGCGGACCGCGCTGGGCGAGGCGCGTTCGGTGCACTCCCGGCCCGCCCGGGCGCTCGCGCTGTGGGGCGGTTCGCTGGCGTTCCCGCTGCTGCAGGCGGCCGGCTTCGCCGCCGTGGGGCAGGCGTTGCGCCTGCCGGTGCCCGCGGCCCACATGGCGGTCGCGTACGTGGCGGCCACGGTGGCCGTGGCGCTGGTGCCGACGCCGGGCGGGATCGGCTCGGTGGAGGCGGCCCTGGTGGTGGCGCTGGTGGCGGCGGGCGGGCCGGTGGCGGTCGCCACCGCGGTGGTCCTCGGCTACCGCATCATCACCGTGTGGCTGCCGCTGGTGCCGGGCGCGCTGACGCTCGCGGCACTGGTGCGCATGAAGATCGTCTGA
- a CDS encoding ABC transporter ATP-binding protein: MSMDAIAMTQLYSVMNSQQERRPFDRATLRRIGAFARPHRRRIALFVVLGVLTALLAVATPVLAGKVVDAIVSHGDPGTVVRLALLIAGIAVLEAALGILGRRLSATLGEGLILDLRTAVFDHVQRMPVAFFTRTRTGALVSRLNNDVIGAQRAFSNTLSGVVANLVTLVLTLAVMLTLSWQVTLLALVLLPVFVIPARRMGRRMAGMQREAAALNASMGTRMTERFSAPGATLVKLFGRPEEESAEFAARAARVRDIGVRTATAQSVFMTALTLVSALALALVYGLGGHLALKGSLEPGAVVALALLLTRLYAPLTSLAGARVEAMSALVSFERVFEVLDLKPLIEEKPDAREVPEGPVSVEFDDVRFGYPSADKVSLASLEEVAVLDSRGGAEVLHGVSFRADPGQTVALVGSSGAGKSTIAQLLPRLYDVDEGAVRIGGVDVRDLSASSLRATLGMVTQDGHLFHDTVRANLLLARPSATEDDLWDALRRSRLDDLVRSLPDGLDTVVGERGYRLSGGERQRMTIARLLLAGQRVVILDEATAHLDNTSEAAVQEALAEALADRTAVVIAHRLSTVRAADLILVVEAGRVVERGDHEQLLAAGGRYAELYRTQFDEPAPTDAVVL, from the coding sequence ATGAGCATGGACGCGATCGCCATGACGCAGCTGTACAGCGTCATGAACAGCCAACAGGAACGCCGCCCCTTCGACCGCGCGACACTGCGCCGCATCGGCGCGTTCGCCCGCCCGCACCGCCGCCGCATCGCGTTGTTCGTCGTGCTGGGGGTGCTGACCGCACTGCTGGCCGTCGCCACCCCCGTCCTCGCAGGAAAGGTCGTCGACGCGATCGTGTCGCACGGCGACCCGGGCACCGTGGTGCGGCTGGCGCTGCTCATCGCGGGCATCGCGGTGCTGGAGGCGGCGCTCGGCATCCTGGGCAGGAGGCTGTCGGCGACGCTCGGGGAGGGGCTCATCCTCGATCTGCGCACGGCCGTGTTCGATCATGTGCAGCGGATGCCGGTCGCGTTCTTCACACGTACCCGTACGGGAGCGCTCGTCTCCCGACTCAACAACGACGTCATCGGAGCGCAGCGCGCGTTCAGCAACACGCTCTCCGGAGTGGTCGCCAACCTGGTCACCCTGGTGCTCACCCTCGCCGTCATGCTCACCCTCTCCTGGCAGGTCACGCTGCTCGCGCTGGTCCTGCTGCCGGTGTTCGTGATCCCGGCACGGCGGATGGGCAGGCGGATGGCCGGCATGCAGCGGGAGGCGGCCGCGCTCAACGCGTCGATGGGCACCCGGATGACCGAGCGGTTCTCCGCGCCCGGCGCCACGCTGGTCAAGCTGTTCGGCCGCCCCGAGGAGGAGTCGGCCGAGTTCGCGGCCCGCGCGGCCCGGGTGCGCGACATCGGCGTCCGCACCGCCACCGCCCAGTCGGTGTTCATGACCGCCCTGACCCTCGTCTCCGCGCTGGCCCTCGCCCTGGTGTACGGCCTAGGCGGCCACCTCGCGCTGAAGGGCTCCCTCGAACCGGGCGCCGTCGTCGCCCTCGCCCTGCTGCTGACGCGCCTCTACGCCCCGCTCACCTCGCTCGCCGGGGCCCGTGTCGAGGCGATGAGCGCGCTGGTCAGCTTCGAGCGGGTCTTCGAGGTGCTCGACCTGAAGCCGCTGATCGAGGAGAAGCCGGACGCCCGCGAGGTGCCCGAGGGCCCGGTCTCCGTCGAGTTCGACGACGTCCGCTTCGGCTACCCGTCCGCCGACAAGGTCTCCCTCGCCTCCCTGGAGGAGGTCGCCGTCCTGGATTCCCGCGGCGGCGCCGAGGTCCTGCACGGCGTCTCCTTCCGCGCCGACCCGGGGCAGACCGTCGCCCTCGTCGGCTCCTCCGGCGCCGGCAAGTCGACGATCGCCCAACTGCTGCCGCGCCTCTACGACGTCGACGAGGGCGCCGTGCGCATCGGCGGCGTGGACGTCCGCGACCTGAGCGCGAGCTCTCTGCGGGCGACGCTCGGCATGGTCACCCAGGACGGCCATCTGTTCCACGACACCGTCCGGGCCAACCTCCTGCTCGCCCGCCCGTCGGCCACCGAGGACGACCTGTGGGACGCGCTGCGCCGCTCCCGTCTCGACGACCTCGTGCGCTCCCTGCCCGACGGCCTCGACACCGTCGTCGGCGAACGCGGCTACCGGCTCTCCGGCGGCGAACGCCAGCGCATGACCATCGCCCGGCTGCTGCTGGCCGGTCAGCGCGTCGTCATCCTCGACGAGGCCACCGCCCACCTCGACAACACCTCCGAGGCGGCCGTCCAGGAGGCCCTCGCCGAGGCGCTCGCGGACCGTACGGCCGTCGTCATCGCGCACCGGCTGTCCACCGTCCGCGCCGCCGACCTGATCCTCGTCGTCGAGGCCGGCCGGGTCGTGGAGCGCGGCGACCACGAGCAACTGCTGGCCGCCGGCGGACGGTACGCGGAGCTGTACCGGACCCAGTTCGACGAGCCGGCCCCGACCGATGCGGTCGTCCTGTGA
- a CDS encoding gamma-glutamyl-gamma-aminobutyrate hydrolase family protein has product MTTAPRPLVAIPARFSATTSALRYAAEVNARALVEAVWRAGGEPAGLHPADQDERDVAARLARFDGVLLPGGGDLAPHRYGAADAHHSVYDVDELQDAFDLRVARAALDLGLPLLAICRGLQVVNVALGGSLEQDMGGPEREHRHVVHPVAVRSGSLLERAVGAGKVDASCYHHQRVERTAEGLTVTARAADGTVEGLELPSGKGWFTAVQWHPEDTAHEDPAQQGLFDALVRAARDGR; this is encoded by the coding sequence GTGACGACGGCCCCGCGCCCCCTCGTCGCGATCCCCGCCCGCTTCAGCGCGACCACGTCCGCGCTGCGCTACGCCGCCGAGGTCAACGCCCGGGCCCTGGTCGAGGCCGTCTGGCGGGCCGGCGGCGAACCGGCCGGCCTCCATCCCGCCGACCAGGACGAGCGGGACGTCGCCGCCCGCCTCGCCCGCTTCGACGGCGTCCTGCTCCCCGGCGGCGGCGACCTCGCCCCGCACCGCTACGGCGCCGCCGACGCCCACCACAGCGTCTACGACGTCGACGAGCTGCAGGACGCCTTCGATCTGCGGGTCGCCCGCGCCGCACTGGACCTGGGGCTGCCGCTGCTGGCGATCTGCCGGGGGCTCCAGGTCGTCAACGTCGCGCTGGGCGGCTCCCTGGAGCAGGACATGGGCGGCCCGGAGCGCGAACACCGGCACGTCGTGCACCCGGTGGCGGTACGGAGCGGCTCTCTGCTGGAGCGGGCCGTCGGCGCCGGGAAGGTCGACGCCTCCTGCTATCACCACCAGCGGGTGGAGCGCACCGCCGAGGGCCTCACGGTCACCGCGCGCGCCGCCGACGGCACCGTGGAGGGCCTCGAACTCCCTTCGGGAAAGGGGTGGTTCACGGCCGTCCAGTGGCATCCCGAGGACACCGCTCACGAGGATCCCGCGCAGCAGGGCCTCTTCGACGCCCTCGTCCGGGCCGCCCGCGACGGACGCTGA
- a CDS encoding M1 family metallopeptidase encodes MTAPAAALIGTAAVLAGGTTAHADGKPDDTPAPETLADPVFPNLGNGGYRVTAYHLDVSYDATTTLVDATATLDLRTTQALTRFSLDSLGLDIRTVRVDGRTAAFEQADEKLRITPARPLRARQRVTVCVTYTADPRRTLAHTAWVPTPDGFAICPQPDAAHTVFPCNDHPSDKADFTFRLTVPAALRAVANGSLVCTENLAGDRTAYTYRSRSPIATELVQITVGDYVVKERQGPHGLRLRDVVPVARAEALEPALALTPGLVEWLEARLGAYPFETYGLLPCNSDAPNAFDFTGLETQTLTLYKPNFLLQAEPKIGSHMMHELVHSYFGNSVSPATWADLWINEGHADFYGLLYRYERGWADSLGLTSFEARMKDTYARGDQWRKSSGPVAAPNAANLFDSQRYLGGVLVLYALRQLIGEDAFHAVERAFLARYRDSSASTEDYIAVASHVGGQDVSGFLRDWLYGTTTPRMPGHPDWTVTPVPPSLTAPRRQTDARRHENSATL; translated from the coding sequence GTGACGGCCCCGGCGGCCGCCCTGATCGGCACGGCAGCAGTCCTGGCCGGGGGAACCACGGCTCACGCGGACGGGAAGCCCGACGACACCCCGGCCCCCGAGACGCTCGCGGACCCCGTCTTCCCGAACCTGGGCAACGGCGGCTACCGCGTCACCGCCTACCACCTCGACGTCTCCTACGACGCGACGACCACCCTCGTCGACGCCACGGCCACCCTGGACCTGCGCACCACCCAGGCCCTCACCCGGTTCTCCCTCGACTCCCTCGGCCTCGACATCCGCACGGTCCGCGTCGACGGCCGCACCGCCGCCTTCGAGCAGGCGGACGAGAAGCTGCGGATCACGCCCGCCCGGCCGCTGCGCGCCCGGCAGCGCGTCACGGTGTGCGTGACGTACACGGCCGACCCGCGGCGCACCCTCGCGCACACCGCCTGGGTCCCGACCCCGGACGGGTTCGCGATATGCCCCCAGCCGGACGCGGCGCACACCGTGTTCCCCTGCAACGACCACCCGTCGGACAAGGCGGACTTCACCTTCCGCCTCACCGTGCCCGCAGCGCTGCGCGCCGTCGCGAACGGCTCGCTGGTGTGCACCGAGAACCTGGCCGGCGACCGGACCGCGTACACCTACCGCTCCCGCTCGCCGATCGCCACCGAGCTCGTGCAGATCACGGTCGGCGACTACGTCGTCAAGGAGCGTCAGGGGCCGCACGGGCTGCGCCTGCGCGACGTGGTGCCGGTCGCCCGCGCCGAGGCCCTGGAGCCGGCGCTCGCCCTCACCCCGGGCCTCGTCGAGTGGCTCGAGGCGCGGCTGGGCGCCTACCCGTTCGAGACGTACGGACTGCTGCCCTGCAACTCCGACGCCCCGAACGCCTTCGACTTCACCGGCCTCGAGACGCAGACCCTCACCCTCTACAAGCCGAACTTCCTGTTGCAGGCGGAGCCGAAGATCGGCTCGCACATGATGCACGAGCTGGTCCACTCCTACTTCGGCAACAGCGTCAGCCCCGCCACCTGGGCCGACCTGTGGATCAACGAGGGCCACGCCGACTTCTACGGGCTGCTGTACCGCTACGAGCGCGGCTGGGCGGACTCCCTGGGCCTGACCTCGTTCGAGGCCCGGATGAAGGACACCTACGCGCGCGGCGACCAGTGGCGGAAGTCCTCCGGTCCGGTCGCCGCGCCGAACGCGGCCAACCTCTTCGACAGCCAGCGCTACCTGGGCGGCGTCCTCGTCCTGTACGCGCTGCGCCAGCTCATCGGCGAGGACGCCTTCCACGCGGTCGAGCGGGCCTTCCTGGCCCGCTACCGCGACTCCTCGGCGTCGACGGAGGACTACATCGCCGTCGCCTCGCACGTCGGCGGGCAGGACGTCTCCGGGTTCCTGCGCGACTGGCTGTACGGCACGACGACCCCGAGGATGCCCGGTCACCCGGACTGGACGGTCACCCCGGTGCCGCCGTCCCTCACCGCGCCGCGCCGGCAGACGGACGCGCGCCGGCACGAGAACTCGGCCACGCTCTGA